The following are encoded in a window of Carya illinoinensis cultivar Pawnee chromosome 15, C.illinoinensisPawnee_v1, whole genome shotgun sequence genomic DNA:
- the LOC122295567 gene encoding tropinone reductase-like 1 yields the protein MVGAFLEAKHAARVKIPQRKGCILFTSNASASIAGLSSQAYAASKSGLLGLVRNLAAELGQYGIRVNCMSPYAVVISSGMLQQSAEEAAKTEMPVNEIGNLKGHILKAIDVAKVALYLISEDANCWKEGRLLE from the coding sequence ATGGTTGGCGCTTTCCTGGAAGCCAAACATGCTGCAAGAGTCAAGATACCACAGCGCAAGGGTTGCATATTATTTACAAGCAATGCTTCTGCATCGATTGCAGGGCTTTCATCTCAAGCTTATGCAGCCTCGAAAAGTGGACTTTTGGGGCTGGTTAGGAACTTGGCAGCTGAGCTTGGCCAATATGGAATAAGGGTTAATTGCATGTCACCTTATGCTGTTGTGATTAGTAGTGGAATGTTACAACAAAGTGCAGAAGAGGCAGCAAAAACCGAAATGCCAGTGAATGAAATTGGTAATTTAAAAGGACATATTCTCAAGGCAATAGATGTAGCAAAGGTAGCACTCTATTTGATTAGTGAAGATGCAAATTGTTGGAAGGAAGGCCGACTATTAGAGTAA
- the LOC122296919 gene encoding uncharacterized protein LOC122296919: protein MAGDFFTMLMALLLLPHVFFPILPHPTPNISLGKTTAREVWTAVENLFNSQSHARVIQLRYQLATISKGSSSISDYYRKLKHLSDIMSAAGTPLTSKEFISYLLAGLSNNYDALVTSITTRLEPLSPETLYNLLLTHECRLVHSHHLPATTNLSANLTTTAPSRGRGGYHSHNHGSHHGHGFGCTQSFNPPLLPNTSTTPSYSPLPHS, encoded by the exons ATGGCTGGCGACTTTTTCACTATGTTGATGGCTCTATTACTCCTCCCTCACGTTTTCTTCCCAATTCTACCACACCCAACCCCGAATATATCACTTG GAAAAACTACTGCTCGAGAGGTCTGGACCGCTGTTGAAAACTTGTTCAACTCTCAATCTCATGCTCGTGTTATTCAACTTCGCTACCAACTAGCCACCATCTCAAAAGGATCCAGCTCCATTTCTGATTACTATCGCAAGCTCAAGCATCTATCTGACATAATGAGTGCTGCTGGCACTCCTCTAACCTCTAAAGAATTTATTTCCTATTTGCTTGCAGGTCTCAGCAATAATTATGATGCTCTCGTCACGTCTATCACCACTCGTCTAGAACCGTTGTCTCCTGAAACCCTCTACAACCTTCTGCTCACCCATGAATGTCGGCTTGTCCACTCCCAtcatcttcctgccacaacaaaTCTTTCTGCAAACCTCACCACTACCGCTCCCTCTCGTGGTCGCGGTGGTTATCACAGTCACAACCATGGTTCTCATCATGGTCATGGTTTTGGATGCACTCAATCCTTCAATCCTCCCCTTCTACCTAACACATCAACCACACCTTCCTACTCCCCTCTCCCTCATTCCTGA